A single window of Nicotiana sylvestris chromosome 5, ASM39365v2, whole genome shotgun sequence DNA harbors:
- the LOC104228378 gene encoding caffeoylshikimate esterase: MKHPVAEANEVSPFGSLSPDEFYSHHSVSHGSEFITNSRGLKLFTQWWTPLPPANPIGVVCVVHGFTGESSWFVQLTAVHFAKHGFAVCAIDHQGHGFSDGLVAHIPDINPVVDDCIAFFDSFRQRHAPPYLPSFLYAESLGGAIALLITLRQGDSALNRPFDGVVLNGAMCGISAKFKPPWPLEHLLDIAAFLIPTWRVVPTRGSIPEVSFKMEWKRKLAVASPRRPLGRPRAATARELVRVCGDLQRRFEEVKVPFLVIHGGGDVVCDPACVENLYRRASSEDKTLNVYPGMWHQLVGEPEENVEQVFGDVLEWLTTRAERAAGKKAAEGGGA, from the exons ATGAAGCATCCAGTTGCAGAGGCGAACGAGGTCAGCCCATTCGGGTCATTGAGCCCCGACGAGTTCTATTCTCACCACTCAGTGAGTCACGGCTCCGAGTTCATCACCAATTCTCGAGGTCTCAAACTCTTCACTCAGTGGTGGACCCCACTCCCTCCCGCTAACCCTATCGGCGTCGTCTGCGTTGTTCACGGATTCACCGGCGAGTCCAGCTGGTTCGTTCAACTCACCGCCGTTCACTTCGCCAAGCACGGTTTCGCCGTCTGTGCAATCGATCACCAAGGCCATGGCTTCTCCGATGGCCTCGTGGCTCATATACCCGACATTAACCCCGTCGTCGATGACTGTATcgccttcttcgattctttccgTCAGCGCCACGCGCCGCCATATCTTCCTTCGTttctctacgctgaatctctcGGCGGCGCAATTGCACTTCTCATTACTCTCCGGCAGGGAGATTCTGCTCTAAATAGGCCTTTTGACGGCGTCGTTTTGAACGGGGCCATGTGCGGTATCAGCGCTAAGTTCAAACCGCCGTGGCCGTTGGAGCATCTTCTGGACATTGCAGCATTTCTCATTCCCACATGGCGCGTTGTTCCCACTCGTGGCTCTATTCCTGAAGTCTCATTCAAG ATGGAGTGGAAGAGGAAACTGGCAGTGGCAAGCCCTAGGAGGCCACTGGGGAGACCACGAGCGGCGACGGCGCGTGAACTGGTGAGAGTGTGCGGGGATCTGCAGAGGAGATTCGAAGAAGTGAAGGTGCCGTTCCTGGTCATACACGGCGGCGGGGACGTCGTCTGTGATCCGGCTTGCGTCGAGAACCTTTACCGGCGAGCGTCTAGTGAAGACAAAACTCTGAATGTTTACCCCGGAATGTGGCACCAGCTGGTAGGAGAACCGGAGGAGAATGTGGAACAAGTGTTTGGAGATGTTTTGGAGTGGCTGACAACCAGAGCAGAGCGTGCCGCTGGGAAGAAAGCGGCAGAGGGCGGCGGCGCGTAG